The DNA region tatattaatttccttatttaaaataattaaagaaattaaatgctttatgaaataaatgttattttcgtttttttaaataaggaaatttaaaataatttaagaaaTTTTAATGCATCCACAATTTATTTagggaaaatatttttaaaattaattattaatttccttcaatttccttatataaaccacttaattatattaatttccttatttaaaatcataaaagacattaaggAACTTTATTCAtgtgtaattaatttaaaatggtgtttataattaattgatatttaaagTTAGTAAAAACATTAATGTTAGGCAACGAAATTACATATAcattaaattaatttgatttaCAACATTCAAATTTTAGTCAATGATAGAAAACAATAATACCCCTATTCAATGCTTTTAGCATTCATTATTTATTTgtcaattaataataaaaactgtttcttaaatataaatttattttacacACCTatttgactttttaaaaaaacattaatgttAGTGAACGATCAAAAATTTAATTTCGATTATCCTGTAACGTTTTAAGAAAAAAACgattttaaatatcatttttattgatttaaattcaaGATTATAAATACAAATTAACTCCTTTATTAAtgtgtaattaatttaaaatgatgtttattttcatttaatgttATTAAATACATTACTGTTAATCAACGAAATTACATATACGTTACATTAATTTGATTTACAACATTCAAATTTTAgtcaataataaaaaaacattaatacacctatttaatggttttaaaaatcaattattattAGTCAATacataatactccctccgttcctatagaACTGACATTTTAAGGTTGTTgtacaagtattaagaaataataattaatgttcttgttttattaaaagtaCTATGTAACTTTCtattataccctttatctctctcattaattctaacatttcaATCTTCCTACCgccaataaatgaagggtacaattggtaaagtataattaatgttctcttgaactttgtaaagtgacaGCTAATTAGGGACAAAATTCAGCTAAAAATAGTGTCGGTTAtttaggaacagagggagtacaaACATTGACGACAAATTTCCGttcattaaaaagaaaaatattttccaCACCTATTTATTGTGTCTAAAATACATTAATGATAGTTAATGATCAGAACTTTAATTTCGAATATTCTTTAACGCTTTAAAAAAAGGTTTTAATACTcaaattttaatgattttaattcaaaattataaATACATATATACTGTTATATTGTTTTCGTTTTAAAAACCGCGttcatttccttttttataaatattaccaTATTTAATACTCGTGTTCATGtccttttttataaatattaccaTATTTAAAACCTTAGGGACGGTCTtttaaaaactttaatttttattcattgATTATTTTTAGACTGTGCAAAAAACAGTAAAAACTATATCCTattcattaaaaataacaattttaaatatactattaattttttactacattaCTTCTTACTGGACTAATATTTACACGCAGctactaattttaaaatgaattaatgataaaTTTCGAATTTTATGGGGTGTTAAAAATCGGCTTTGATGATTTTTTAAGGACTAAATATTGAAGATGATCAGTTACAAAATTTGTGTTTGGCTGAGATAGAGAAAATACTTTAAAGAAATGGAAAATATCTAAAGGAACATAGTTGTCTGCCCTATCCAATTTTTGATGATGTGGAATAGTTTCAAAACAAGTTCATAGTAGATGAGCTTAACTacaacaaagaagaaatgaCAAATAAACATGCATCCTATCTAACAATGATGACAGCAGAACAGAAGGGTGTATATGACAACATAATGCAATCGGTGTTGTCTGATAGTGGCGGATTTTACTTTTTGTATGGATATGGAGGAACGGGCAAAACTTTTGTCTGGAATACATTATCTGCAGCCATCCGTTCAATGGGTATGATTGTTCTGAATGTTGCTTCAAGTGGTATTGCTTCTTTGTTGTTGCCGGGTGGTAGAACAACACATTCCAAATTTTGCATTCCATTGCAAACCGATGAAACAACTACTTGCAACATCAAACAAGGTAGTTTAAGGGCAAATTTACTGATCTGTGCCAAATTGATCATTTGGGATGAAGCTCCTATGTTAAATAAGAATTGTTTTGAGGCACTTGATAGGACTTTGCGCGATATCATGAGACAGGAAGATGAAAGCAACATGGACAAACCATTTGGCGGTAAGGTTGTAGTTCTTGGTGGTGACTTCAGACAAATTCTTCCAGTCATTCCAAAATGTGGAAGGCAAGACATTGTATCTGCTATAGTAAATTCTTCTGATCTTTGGAAATACTGTAAAGTTTTAAAGCTCACTAAAAACATGAGATTACGCACAACAGGTTCACCAGAGCTTGCAACAGAAATTAAAGAATTTGCTGACTAAATTCTCAAAATCGGAGATGGTGATTTCGAATCAAATGAGCGTGGTGAATCAGATATTGAAATTCCTGAAGATCTTTTGATACATGATAGTGAAAATCCACTTCTTGACCTGGTTGATTTACATATCCCAATTTGGTGCAGAACATGAAGACTGAAAAGTTTTTGGAAGAACGATGCATATTGTGTCCTACATTGGAATGTGTTGAGAAAGTTAATTATTTTATGCTTGATTTACTACCAGGTAATACAATAGAGTACTTAAGCTTAGATAGCACTTGCAAATCTGACGAGGACACTGAACTACAATCAAAGTGGTTTACTActgaattcttaaatgataTTACATGCTCAGAAATACCAAATCACAAAATTATATTGAAGGAAGGTGCTCCGATAATGCTATTGAGAAATATAGATCAAGCAGTCAGTTTATGCATTGGAACGCGGCTAATAGTGGCTGATCTTGGAACAAATGTTATAAAGGCCACTGTAATAACAGGAACCAACATTGGAGAAGACATTTTCATTCCAAGAATGGACATGGTTCCATCTGTCTCAGGTTACTCGTTTAAGTTTGAAAGACGTCAATTTCCGATCAGTCTATCCTAAATAATTCtgaattttatgaaatttgtaTGACGGTAAAATTTATGAGGCATCACAAATTTATTGGTTTTCTTTATACGTTTTGCTTCTTTACAAATTGTCCAGAAATAATGTTGAACAATCGTATTAAAACATATTACACTACGAATTTaataatacataaataaattaaataagtgattaaaaatcataaattctcacattacaaattaataaacGCATTTTCATGACTTTTTCCTACATTTACTTTTATTCCTTCAATAATCACGCGCATTTATGTGTTTTAGTCacacatttaatgatttttttctgcATTAACTTTTAGTCAATAAATAATCGAGCGCATTTATGatatttagcatttaaaaaattaaaatttaaataaaggtaTTTTTTCAACATTTAATGCGTAAAAAAaccatatttattaaaaaaacaccaaatttattgcattaataacGTGATAAAGtacattaaattcaaaataacaaaatagtcTAACTACCTTAATtacattcaattatttttaacaaatattCCTTAAAAATTTCTTTCCTTAAAACCGTTGACTGTTATTTAGGAAAATCgaattaaaatacttttaaattagaattaaaaaaacaaaattaataacattgatttaattttaaaattcatccatcacaattaagtacattaattacatcgatttatttttaaaaaatcaagcaACAACTTAGTAATAATTCCTTAATTACAATTACTTgattatatacattaattatacaaaattatgtgtgttaattaagtaaataaaacctacatacataaattaaaaattcagAATCAAGTAAAAAATTGGATAAcacattaaatttttaaaaaaactcaACTTATACTAAGTTGAATATTTCTGGGTATGACATAATTTCCGAGGTCTTAGTGCATCTAGGCATATCTACAAGATACACTTGCAAAGTAGAACAAGGATGGTTCCATATAATAAAGATGTGTTTCCTGTGCGTGATCTGATATTTGACAACGTGcatgaaattctaaatcctgACTTTGACGAGCGGTTCTTAGTTGGTATGTAAATATTTACCTTCATTTAAATAACTTCAAATACATCAACACTTCCATGTATTCACATTACcattaaaatagatgttatggGCGAAGTAACGCACGTCGGAAATTACAACGGATTTGAGCGGAATGGAGCCCATACGCAGAGCAGAGACATTGAACTTGAATCTCAAGGGTAAATTTGCttttatcaataaaaaattagtattattaatttctataaattcCTACAGAAGAAAGTtaacaacttttatttaatttttttccagcaaaaaaattaaatgttttttatacAGCCCATTTGTCGACGAATTGGATGCACTTCTAGATTTAAAAGACAACAAACATGTTGTGATTATCATATTGTTGAGAGTTGTAACAATTCATCAAggtacatttaattattttgagcaacaaacaaacataaacttctatataataaatcaacatgttcaaacttaaacttacaatcgatcgctaatttttttttccaggggaATATAAACTAACTGCTGGGTTAAACTGCACTAAAGTAATGTTCAATCCTGACATTCCACAAGCAGTGTCCTACAGAGAAAGGTATGTATGTACTGTGGATTTCATAttactttgaacaaatttagatgacaaataacaacataatttttgtttcttcGAAGATTATTTGAGTGTGACAGAGTTCATACTCAAGTAATGAACGTTACGATTGATAGATTAAACGTTACTGAAAAAGATGAGTTCCtggcgcttttcccaagcacaaGTATTAAAATTTGGTTACTTGCATATCAGTATGTTCTCATCACTTTTAGTTTAATTTattagactttttttttattaaaaaaaaacagacattgattttcatttaacgtttttattaaataaaaaaattactaattatattattaacttAGTATT from Lotus japonicus ecotype B-129 chromosome 2, LjGifu_v1.2 includes:
- the LOC130737045 gene encoding uncharacterized protein LOC130737045 codes for the protein MTAEQKGVYDNIMQSVLSDSGGFYFLYGYGGTGKTFVWNTLSAAIRSMGMIVLNVASSGIASLLLPGGRTTHSKFCIPLQTDETTTCNIKQGSLRANLLICAKLIIWDEAPMLNKNCFEALDRTLRDIMRQEDESNMDKPFGGKVVVLGGDFRQILPVIPKCGRQDIVSAIVNSSDLWKYCKVLKLTKNMRLRTTGSPELATEIKEFAD
- the LOC130737046 gene encoding uncharacterized protein LOC130737046 — protein: MKTEKFLEERCILCPTLECVEKVNYFMLDLLPGNTIEYLSLDSTCKSDEDTELQSKWFTTEFLNDITCSEIPNHKIILKEGAPIMLLRNIDQAVSLCIGTRLIVADLGTNVIKATVITGTNIGEDIFIPRMDMVPSVSGYSFKFERRQFPISLS